The Naumovozyma dairenensis CBS 421 chromosome 1, complete genome genomic interval GCTAGAGGTGGCTCCCGTGGTGGATTCTCTAGAGGTGGTGGTCGTGGTGGTTCCCGTGGTGGGTTTTCCAGAGGTGGTGGCCGTGGTGGTCCACGTGGAGGTGCCCGTGGTGGTCGTGGTGGCCCAAGAGGTGGTGCTGCCGGTGGTAACAGAGGTGGTGCTAAAGTTATCATTGAACCTCACAAACATGCCGGTGTCTACATTGCTAGAGGTAAAGAAGATCTTTTAGTTACTAAGAATATGGCTCCAGGTGAATCTGTTTACGGTGAAAAGAGAATCTCCGTCGAAGAACCTTCCAAGGAAGATGGTGTCCCACCAACCAAGACTGAATACCGTGTTTGGAATCCATTTAGATCTAAATTGGCTGCCGGTATTATGGGTGGTttagatgaattatttattgcACCAGGTAAGAAAGTTTTGTATTTAGGTGCTGCCTCAGGTACCTCCGTCTCTCATGTCTCTGATGTTGTTGGACCAGAAGGTGTTGTCTACGCAGTTGAATTCTCTCACAGACCTGGTAGAGAATTGATCTCTATGGCTAAGAAGAGACCAAATGTTATCCCAATCATTGAAGATGCTAGACATCCacaaaaatatagaatGCTTGTCGGTATGGTTGATTGTGTGTTTGCCGATGTTGCTCAACCAGATCAAGCTCGTATCATTGCATTGAATTCTCATATGTTCTTAAAGGACCAAGGTGGTGTTGTTATTTCCATCAAAGCTAACTGTATTGATTCTACTGTCGATGCTGAAACCGTTTTCGCCAGAGAAGTTCAAAAATTACGTGAAGAACGTATCAAACCTCTAGAACAATTGACTTTGGAACCTTATGAAAGAGATCATtgtattgttgttggtaGATACATGAGAAGTGGATTGAAGAAATAGAGAATGTATTAAAGCAAATTATTTCTCCTCATATCAACGACTTAACGTAAGAAAACaagcaacaacaacaaaaaactAAAACTTAAAAACAACTGATcctttgtatatttttccattCTTCTCTCTTTACTATGTGTACCGGTTTTGTAAAATAGATACTTCtacaatattattataactACTTACTTTTACTAAGCATTAAGATTCTTCATTGACATCACTTctaaaataatttcataaACTATAATGTAGACTTGGaagtttttcaaaacttaATAGTCGAACGCAACTACAAACAACTTTGACAACTATAAAAATCTCATTTAGAGCCTTGTAAATGTTCGTTTAAAAAATCGTATCCTGTTGATATTTAtgtatttttgaatatttaatatagacagcagaaaaatgaaatggCATAGTATTATTGCAGTGAAAACATGATTTATCTTCACGCTTAACTCTTTGGTGTTATTGCCTCCTCGTGAGTCTCTTCAAGGAATTTTAATCTGtcttcaatatatttacatacTTTTCCTCTTTCCTCAACTCCTTTATCATCTATGTATTTGAAGTGTTTCCTTTCAAcacatattatattgtttaaAATCTTAAAAGTCTCCAATTCTAAATCATAATACttaatatctttcaaattatcaaacGAACGGAAATGTTTACCCTCGTGGATAAAGCTTGAACCAGATTCAAGATCGACTGGATCAAACTTCGGGAAATTTGCATGAATAAACATAACGTCAGCCTGTTTTCCTTCAagttcaaaatatttatccaagaaattttgtaaatcataatcttcatctaatttaatttcatttggCGATAGATCTTTATATTTGGAATTAATATCATCCATAGCATGAGAATATCTTTTATAATCATCCACAAAATCAGATTGTAAAATTGCCACCCCTCTATAACTTCCATCCTCTTTATTAAAATGGCCACTAACACGAGGATACGTTTTAACTTGATAATAGGttaaattataaaaatttgCACCTGCAAGAAAGGTTTCTTTGTCACCTTCTCCTGCGACACCTTGAGAAAAGATTGGGTAATACCAATTTGGACCATTAacattataatataaagCCAACAAGATCGCCTTCAAATGTTCCTTCTTATTAAGTAATAATTGACCAGATTCAGTGGAAAGATCAGGTAATGTTCCTTCAAAATCATGGAATGGTATTTCATCCAATGATTTGGAATAATCAGTATAAACATTTGAAGGAGTAACATCATCATAAGAATTTCTTATTCTACTAGATTTGttaacaaaaatatgaGCAATGTCATAATATGAAGGATGAGTTGTTCTTCTCCAAAAATCTGGCCACATAACCATACGTTTTGATAAATAAGGTTCCTGTTTAAAGATATCATCTAATGGTTTAATGGGAAAATTGTCTgcatctaataataataagttTTCAAAACTGGAAGATAATACTGCTAATGATTTGTATTGGTAGCCTGCGAATTTGAAAGTATTAATCAAGTCATTAGATAGGATATTTTTAATGCTGATACATTTAGCATTATATTGAGGTAAGATTTCATCACAGAATTCTAAATCACCTTCTTCATCCTGAGAGATGTAAACTTCTACAGGTAATGTTGTATTAAACTTCCTTAATGTCTTAATGGctaataacgataataaagaatatttaccGCCACCTACTATAACGATCCCATCATTTTGGTAAGTGTTTTTAGGTAATTCCAAGGGAGCAATAGAATTAGTAAATCCTTGATGGTAATTTTTTAGCATGTCAATTTCTTGATCTGATATTTGCAAACAATCATATAATGAATTCCTAGacaatttgaagaaatttttaaCGTCATTTCGTCTAGACCCAATAGCATCCGTAACCAGACGAGAtggattatatttaatgTCTAACTTAGTTTCTGGTGAAAACTCGTTGAtataattgaaaacttGGTCGAAAAACTTGTGTATAGTCTCTGTTGATGGCTTTTCTTCAGTGGAAG includes:
- the NOP1 gene encoding rRNA methyltransferase NOP1 (similar to Saccharomyces cerevisiae NOP1 (YDL014W); ancestral locus Anc_3.185) produces the protein MSFRPGSRGGSRGGSRGGFSRGGARGGSRGGFSRGGGRGGSRGGFSRGGGRGGPRGGARGGRGGPRGGAAGGNRGGAKVIIEPHKHAGVYIARGKEDLLVTKNMAPGESVYGEKRISVEEPSKEDGVPPTKTEYRVWNPFRSKLAAGIMGGLDELFIAPGKKVLYLGAASGTSVSHVSDVVGPEGVVYAVEFSHRPGRELISMAKKRPNVIPIIEDARHPQKYRMLVGMVDCVFADVAQPDQARIIALNSHMFLKDQGGVVISIKANCIDSTVDAETVFAREVQKLREERIKPLEQLTLEPYERDHCIVVGRYMRSGLKK
- the NDAI0A06500 gene encoding alpha-mannosyltransferase (similar to Saccharomyces cerevisiae MNN2 (YBR015C); ancestral locus Anc_3.188), with protein sequence MLMLSFPRRSLKIFKLSLLLILIALAIVLATTLGYEANPLSDYKFHFEKSLFPTNHHNSLANTNNKDDKHSLLSALVTSDENIDTPNKYELDNVVALPKTTILSPETIGTSGTVASTEEKPSTETIHKFFDQVFNYINEFSPETKLDIKYNPSRLVTDAIGSRRNDVKNFFKLSRNSLYDCLQISDQEIDMLKNYHQGFTNSIAPLELPKNTYQNDGIVIVGGGKYSLLSLLAIKTLRKFNTTLPVEVYISQDEEGDLEFCDEILPQYNAKCISIKNILSNDLINTFKFAGYQYKSLAVLSSSFENLLLLDADNFPIKPLDDIFKQEPYLSKRMVMWPDFWRRTTHPSYYDIAHIFVNKSSRIRNSYDDVTPSNVYTDYSKSLDEIPFHDFEGTLPDLSTESGQLLLNKKEHLKAILLALYYNVNGPNWYYPIFSQGVAGEGDKETFLAGANFYNLTYYQVKTYPRVSGHFNKEDGSYRGVAILQSDFVDDYKRYSHAMDDINSKYKDLSPNEIKLDEDYDLQNFLDKYFELEGKQADVMFIHANFPKFDPVDLESGSSFIHEGKHFRSFDNLKDIKYYDLELETFKILNNIICVERKHFKYIDDKGVEERGKVCKYIEDRLKFLEETHEEAITPKS